AATTTTTCATAGAGTCGAACCTCGACGGACACGGGCTTGGCCACCCAGTGGATGTAAGCCTTTGGCTTAACTGTCTCTGTGCACAATTCGCTGTTACATACTAGTTCCAATGGAGTAGTGATGTCACCAGTACGTACTATTGTTTCCACTCTTATCATCATACCAGTATATTTCAGACCGACAGCTTGTCCGACTGTTAGGCGGCGGAAAGAATTATCAGCTTGTTCCAAAAAGTCTGACGCTTCTATGTACAAAATTCGGTCGAACCACACTTCATGAGAACCTCTTTCAGTATCATTTGGGAAATTAGGTACTGGTAGTTTTACCGGTCCGTTATGCGGATAATTTTTTATCACTATTTTCAAGGGGACTAGTACCGCCATCGTACGTCGAGCAGTAATATTAAGCGCATCACGTACGCTTGCTTCAAGTACAGCGGGGTCAATAGACGTTTGTGCACCGGTAAGTCCCATCAGGGAACAGAAGTTGTTTATTGCTTCAGCAGGATATCCCTTACGTCGAAGAGCTGATAGTGTGAATAACCTCGGATCATCCCAATCGTTGACGATATCTAGAAATTCAGAATCGATAAGAATGAAAGGTGTAAGGCACATGTTGAAAAAACTGTTCTTACAATTTACGTACTTTCTGTAATAAGTTTGTTGATCTTTCGCTTTGAAACTACAGTATAATTGACATTAAGTCGTGCATACTCCCATTGTACGGGACAATAGATGTCCAGTGCATTGCAGAGCCAGTAGTAGGAAGATCGCCGCGATTGAAACTCCTTTGTACAAAGCGAATGAGTTATGTCCTCCAAGCTATCGCATAAGCAATGTGTGTAATCGTACGTGGGATAGATACACCATTGAGTGCCAGTGCGATGATGTGGTGTGAATTTAATTCTGTAGGCCACTGGGTCCATTTTACCTTCTTCCAATGTAACCTTCATTCTTAGAGTAGCTGCCCCTTCgtcaatttttccatttttcatatcGTCGAACAAGGCAAGGCTTTCTGCAATGGGACGATCGCGCCATTTGGATGTTTCCGGAGTGAACCCCTTCATTTGTTCTGCAGTTTGATGACATACGTAGGCCAAATCTTTCCGAATTAACTGTATCGCAAACTCATACAATTGTTGAAAGTAATCGGAAGAGTAAGTCACCTTAAACGGTTTATAACCCAGCCATTCGACAACCTCGTGAATTCCGTGGACGaatttttcctcctctttctccggATTAGTGTCATCGTATCTGAGAAAGCATACACCACCGTTGGCTGCGGCGTATGCAAAGTTTATGTTGATAGCTTTCGCGTGCCCAATGTGAAGAATGCCATTCGGTTCGGGGGGAAACCGAGTTCGTACTTTGCCCTCCGTTCGTCGAAGATGCTCCTGCAGCAgtctttccgtttttggtgTTACAACATAACCATccgttttgaaattttctccAGGTCGATGAAATTCGACGTTTCGCATCAAATCGATCATAGAACGGGGAAACGCATCTAGCCCATTGGTCGTTGATTCGGTTTTATTTATCGCTGTCGGCTTTCCTACATTTGGAATAACCttttcttgcttcttcttgttttgattttcgtcAGCTATCGTTTTTGGACCAAGGAGGTCAAATATCTGCACGTCAATTTCGTTTTTTAAGGCTCTACCATCAACCCACGGTAATGAGTGGCGGATTTCCGTAAGGAGCTTCCCCACATTAAACCTATACCGTTGCTGCACAATATCTTCCTTGTGTTTCAATAAAGCTGCCTCAACTGCTCGCTCAATTTCCTCTGGCGACACAACTACCCCTACACCGCAAGTTCTGTCGAATTCAGCTTCGTCGAACGAGCCTTTTGCAACATTCGCTAGCAAGTACTCGAGAGCAGTATCGACCCTGAGGCTTGTATCGAGACTCCCGTCAACCACCTTGCTTACCAAAATTTCCAAGAAAGAAGAACTTTGCGGTTTCAGTTTCGAGCAAACCTGGAACAGGAGTAATTTTTTTGCCGGAGTAAGCTGCACACCAGTTGGCAAATAGGAGAAAGCTCGAGTAATTGTAGCTGTAAGCGCAGCATTTTTAAGAGTCTCTTTCACTTTTTGCTCGCTAAGCCCCAAACAGTTAAGGTGCTCCATCAGGATATCCTTAGTTTTCAGTACTCCTAAAATGGAATATACGCGAACGGTACACGTAAAAGGCCACGAGTTTTGGTTGCTGACAGAAAAATCTGAAGCAGTGGCTAAACGTACGTATCGTTCGCGCTGTCAAATGCAAGGTGCGTTGAATAGCCGTTGCCAAACGAAGCGCagcccaaggtactttaaaaagacaggtagcatcttaaccgctttgacaggtcaccattttgaatttgtttgacattcataggagggcgcttttataaacaaaaccacgtgagtttcaagaagaagaagaagaagatatgggcaagtttggtggttttatcaaggaaagtacctgatttcactctttttcggatgtttaaatgattcatctttgtatttaaaatcattcgagcgaccgagttgtgttttacagcgagtgagcacggtccaggaacgctagctagctcttgttctaagctgggtggcaagacctacggaccgataacactaggaagaattttgagaatatttgcataaactttaactttcgtgccacttttcgtgaattttaactgtcgtaataccacagaaaagcgaaaacagctccgaaaagagcgttcccgaagtaaacatcccaccatcccgtgaatgtcaaactctgaagttttttctaaaataaaatcggggatttgttctggataaagctacctgtctttttaaagtaccttggcgcAGCCCCAttacaaaatgtatgcaaccgggttATTACTGTTTAATAGACCCGAAATTCTTCCGGTGACGGGTCTATTAAACGTTAATAAACCCGGTGGCATGTACCTTTTTGTAATGGGGCAGTTGACATgtgttttctttaaaaattcaaaaacttCGCCTAGTATATGCAAGACGCCTTAAATCGCGCCAATTTAGCCACTGCTTCTGTTTGGccaatatttttttccttgcAGCAAAGTGGCGTGCCTCATTTTTCGTTCACGCAATTACCAGACCTAAAAGCCGGTATAGGTTAGAAAAATTGAGTTCAATATGTTTCCAATATTTGTACGTAATATTGGTTGGCGTCACTTAGGTTGCTGCAAAATGAGTCCGCCTCATGTAAGTTTCTAGAACTATGAAACACGGCAAAACGataatgtatttttattgCAGCAAAACTTTGCAGCTGGATGGCTGCTGTATAGCTCTAAAGCTTCTTCTAATGGAGTCAATGtgcaaaaatccaaaatcagcAAGGCCATGAAGGCATACCTTGAACGAGCGAAGGAATATGAAAGTTGTATGAACACGGCTCGGTTGGAGTACAAACTTGGTAAACGGCACTTGGCAAACATGATGGGTGCCGATGTAGAAAGTTTCTCTCAGCAAGACGTCGATCAAGCTGTTCAATATCTTTTCCCCTCTGGGCTGTACGATCCTGCTGCAAGACCTACCATGAAGCACCCAGAAGAATTTATTCCCAAAACTAAAGGTGCTGAATTTGACGAAACGGGTCGCCCTTTTCATCCATTATTCTTCACTGGTCGACCGAATTTCTTCCAACTGCTTTACGTAAGCTAACGATGCGAACGTTTAAGCGTTCGTATAATAATCATTTTTCTATAGCAAGTAATAATTTGGTCATTTCCAGGATATCgtggaaaatataaatatgTTGGACGCGTTGGAAGATAGTGATAGAGTTAAGAATAGAACCAACGATTCCGTCATACGTCAACTGTGAGTAAACTGTTCCATTAGTTTAATCGGGAGGAACATAATAAGCCTCAATGAAAACGTCCTATTTGTTTTCAGTAATCTAACGGGTTCCGAATGGTTGACCAaagaaatgttggaaaaaaaaattgtcgaGATCATCTCCAATACTGAGTATGATAATTTTGTTGATGCCATGAATCGTTTGGCGCAACATCCGTTATCAAACAAGGCTAAAAGCTTCATATTGGAGTACAGGAAACCGTTGATATCGGCCCAGGATAATGATACAATACCCGTACTGCAGCATGATACGGATGGTCGACAATATGTTACAATATACGGTacagttttgattttttttatattttaagTATGTTTTTGCATTAGGTTGCATTAACCCGATAATCAACTCAACTTATTCAACAGAGTGTCTTCGAAAAACAGCTCGCGGAGATGTAACTATTAAGTATCCTGGCAACGGTACTGTTATAATAAATGGCCAGGACTTGTGTAGTGTAGGTAGTACGCAGCAACGTGATCAGGTTAGTAtgttatttttccatttttagctCCGCAATCTGGTCATTGTCTTTTAAATGTAGTATATTTGCGATGAAATCGTTTGCTTGATCGCATTACGATCGCACATCGTATGTTATAGCTTGATAGTTTGATGTTTTGGAGGATAATAttgccatttttattttctaatgAAGGTGGAAATTAAGAGCAACTATAAATCTAAGCAAGTTAAAAATTATACACGAAGATTAACGACATCTGTTTATTAGCATGTGCTACGTTGAAATACGTATACGTTTCCAATTCGTTTATTTAGGTTGTTTTGCGACAATATCTGCTTACAACATTGATCGCTCTGTTTAATGGATTTTGATTGTCAGGATAAATGAGTGTTGTAACGTTGTATAGTTGTCACGGAGACATTCATTATATCGCTACCTTTCTTTTATCCCACACTTTTGAGTAATAATTTTTAATAGCTTAAGGcagaatttattttattggcAGGTCTTGCATTATCTGATTCTTTCAGTGCATTGCATCTTATAGATGTTCGCGATGTAATTCTTATTACGCGCGTGCGATTAGATGCAGACATGAATGATTTTGCTAACTCTTTGCTTAGCATCATTACACAAATATCCTTAAAGGATAACATGGCCGCATTAGAAAACTGTACGAGTGATTATTTTCACTATTACGCTCTCACAGGCTGGAAAACGTATTAGTTATATATTTGGGGATTTAATATTATTTCACATCACATTGCCGTGCAATCGTCTTCCAATATACGAATATAATAATTCGTAGGATATATGCCTCAGTTCTGCTTACAAGCTAATGTGAATCGACTTCTACTTTTCCGCTAATTTAGCGGTTTTGATGGTATtgttattcaattaaaatagaTGTGCGTATAAAACAAAACTACCTGTAATGCACATATTCGATCTACACTTTTTGTAATAATGTACCCTTTGTTTGCGTCACGAGCGCTTTGAATTGTTCCTGACAAATAGCATAAACTTGAGGTCACTGTGAGGTCTTGTTTAACAGAAGCAAGAGCTGACGAAGCATCTGTTGGCTTTGTTCGACTGATACCCGCAATTCGGCAATCTCCGAAAGAACCGCGCTTGTGTTTTCAGAATTTTCGTCTAATTTATTGGAGATACCATATAAAGTCGGTGTTTCATAGACATAGCCAAACTGTGACAAATGATCCTTTCCAGTTAGAACTGTACTACCTATATTTGTCCGTTGGAGGTCATTGCCAAGGCCATTGATTTTACAAGCGCCTGTGTCTTTGAAACTTCCCATTTTAGGTATGGAACTATTGGCGGCACTGATGGTGTGTGCACTCGTATCGTAAGCAAAGTTATAGCGCTTGAAGGAGGAACATTTGCGCATataatgtttcttttgtttagcAATGTCGTAGGCTGCCATCATAATATCACGAGGGAGCCTAGTCTCTCCTGGATTCAAAGGCTTCACACTCAGTACCACTCGGTAGGCCTGTGGCGAAACCAGTGCAGTGTAGTATAGAAGATTACGTAACCAGTTTGGAAGCCACCCGTTGAATAGCGCTGATTCTATATACGAAATTAGCTTGGTTTGGCGTACAAGTTTAGATAAACCAGCCGTTTTTTTCAATCCTTGAATATCATGAACAGCGATACCGATTAAGAGATTCATCAGTATAACTGTGACGAATAACAGAAATAGAACGAATGTAATTTGGGCACTAATTTCCAAAAGAAATGGCGGATCTTTACCATCAGGATCGTTGATCAGAAGTTCTAGGTCCTGTTCTCCTGTCATCATAACAAGCACCGTTATGAACCCCATAAAAGGATtggcgaaagaagaagatgatggaaaTATGACACAAAAGCTAATCGTGAAACCTATAAGCATACATGAGTATGCCATAAAAAGCTTCGCAAATTCCACTTGTACCTTAGTGTACATAGCTACGTATGCGCCAAAGACAGGTAGCTGGCCTATCATGAGCATCAAGTTGGTCCATCCAAGTAAAACAGCGAAAGCTCCAACATGATTTTGCCATGTATATGTTCGTTTTGTGTAAATGTAGGAGATGACAAAAACGCTTAGAATGATAAACCATTCTATTACGTTCTCTGTTTGTGTTATGTAGTGTTTGAGGGAGTTATAACCAGTGATGCCATAGATCTTGCGACATATTTCTAGCACCGTGATTGCGACCAGCACCATCCATTGCATTTCGATTACGAAAGGATTATTCCGTAACATGTCACCGAAGATTGATTGCTTCTGACAGAGCTCCTGTTCCTGTATAGTTTCCTTCATATCTTTGCTGCCATTATAACAGTTATGAGCTAACGCTGTTAACACGTACAGTGTAAGGAATAACACAAAGGTAAAACAAAATAGTAAACGAGCAATATAGTATTTCCGGATCTTGTTCCACTTGATGTATAAAAAGGCAGAACAAAGAGGATGCTGTAAAAATTCTTTTTGTCCATCGTCGACAAAGGTGTTCAAGTAACTAATCTCGCGTGGGTGACAATGCTGCAGAATACTTCGGAAGTCTAATTCCAGTTCCACTTCTCTACTCGATGAGTCCTGCGAATGTGTCAAAGTTATGGCTGCATCGAGCTTACATTGTATGACACCTAATGAAGCAGGGGTCTTGCGACTGATAATGTTGAGTGCACTAGTACCCTTACGAGATTTCATTGTTACATCGGCGCCATGATGTAGGAGTACTTCCACACATGGCCCAAGGGCATCCAAGGCTGCCAAATGTAGCGCGGTAAAACCATATATATCCCGCTGATTGACGTTTGCACCCCAAGCGATCAATATTTCTAGCATTTCTACTGCTGTCTCGGATTTACTGACGGCCGTGTGTAGTGGTGTGCGTTGATCGAAATCTGTTACATTGGGATCGCAGCCTCCAAGCTTTAGTAGCGCCTCAACACAGTCGGTACTGCCGCTGCGTGCCGCCAAATGAAGCGGTGAGAATCCGCGATGATTGCGAGCTCGAACGTCTGCTCCTCGGGCCAGAAGCTGCGTGACGCACTCGACGTTTCCTTCCTCGGCTGCTAAATGCAATGCCGTCATTTGCTTATCTCCTTGACGTACACGTACGTTTGTGTCGGCTGTGGGGCACTCTAGTAAGGCTGCCAGGCATTGGCCATGTCCAAGATCTGCTGCGAGATGAATGGCGTTGGTGCCGTTTCGGTGCAGAGAATTGACATCGGCCCCTTTTGCTATGAAGAATCGTAAGCAATCAATCGCGTTCGATCGTACAGCGCAA
The sequence above is a segment of the Anopheles darlingi chromosome 2, idAnoDarlMG_H_01, whole genome shotgun sequence genome. Coding sequences within it:
- the LOC125948765 gene encoding probable glutamine--tRNA ligase — translated: MEHLNCLGLSEQKVKETLKNAALTATITRAFSYLPTGVQLTPAKKLLLFQVCSKLKPQSSSFLEILVSKVVDGSLDTSLRVDTALEYLLANVAKGSFDEAEFDRTCGVGVVVSPEEIERAVEAALLKHKEDIVQQRYRFNVGKLLTEIRHSLPWVDGRALKNEIDVQIFDLLGPKTIADENQNKKKQEKVIPNVGKPTAINKTESTTNGLDAFPRSMIDLMRNVEFHRPGENFKTDGYVVTPKTERLLQEHLRRTEGKVRTRFPPEPNGILHIGHAKAININFAYAAANGGVCFLRYDDTNPEKEEEKFVHGIHEVVEWLGYKPFKVTYSSDYFQQLYEFAIQLIRKDLAYVCHQTAEQMKGFTPETSKWRDRPIAESLALFDDMKNGKIDEGAATLRMKVTLEEGKMDPVAYRIKFTPHHRTGTQWCIYPTYDYTHCLCDSLEDITHSLCTKEFQSRRSSYYWLCNALDIYCPVQWEYARLNVNYTVVSKRKINKLITENIVNDWDDPRLFTLSALRRKGYPAEAINNFCSLMGLTGAQTSIDPAVLEASVRDALNITARRTMAVLVPLKIVIKNYPHNGPVKLPVPNFPNDTERGSHEVWFDRILYIEASDFLEQADNSFRRLTVGQAVGLKYTGMMIRVETIVRTGDITTPLELVCNSELCTETVKPKAYIHWVAKPVSVEVRLYEKLFAHKNPEDSTDVPNGFLSDCKEDTMRSICGYVDEHMKRSCVYEKFQFERIGFFSVDPDTIKCGQLIFNRTVTLKEDAGMSSK
- the LOC125948767 gene encoding 28S ribosomal protein S9, mitochondrial isoform X1, translated to MFPIFVRNIGWRHLGCCKMSPPHQNFAAGWLLYSSKASSNGVNVQKSKISKAMKAYLERAKEYESCMNTARLEYKLGKRHLANMMGADVESFSQQDVDQAVQYLFPSGLYDPAARPTMKHPEEFIPKTKGAEFDETGRPFHPLFFTGRPNFFQLLYDIVENINMLDALEDSDRVKNRTNDSVIRQLNLTGSEWLTKEMLEKKIVEIISNTEYDNFVDAMNRLAQHPLSNKAKSFILEYRKPLISAQDNDTIPVLQHDTDGRQYVTIYECLRKTARGDVTIKYPGNGTVIINGQDLCSVGSTQQRDQIIFPLLFTNMLDKVDVYAKVSGGGSSSRAGAVRWGIAMALCSFVDKGMTSRMRIAGLLSRDYRRRERKKPGQAGARRKYTWKKR
- the LOC125948767 gene encoding 28S ribosomal protein S9, mitochondrial isoform X2 translates to MFPIFVRNIGWRHLGCCKMSPPHQNFAAGWLLYSSKASSNGVNVQKSKISKAMKAYLERAKEYESCMNTARLEYKLGKRHLANMMGADVESFSQQDVDQAVQYLFPSGLYDPAARPTMKHPEEFIPKTKGAEFDETGRPFHPLFFTGRPNFFQLLYDIVENINMLDALEDSDRVKNRTNDSVIRQLNLTGSEWLTKEMLEKKIVEIISNTEYDNFVDAMNRLAQHPLSNKAKSFILEYRKPLISAQDNDTIPVLQHDTDGRQYVTIYECLRKTARGDVTIKYPGNGTVIINGQDLCSVGSTQQRDQVWNYWRH